The nucleotide sequence GCTGTAATCTTCTTAAAGATTACTCGCTGATGAAAACCCGGACTCGTCCGGGTTTTTTTGTTTTAGCGCGCCAGACATCGCGTGCACCGCCTCGCGGCATGCCTTAACATTCACTCCTATCCCGTCATTCCAGAGTCAGTCTCCATGCAAACGCCTACCCACGACGAAGCCATCGCCAGCACGCGCGAATGGCTGGAAAAAGCCGTCATCGGCCTCAACCTCTGCCCTTTTGCCAAATCGGTCTACGTCAAGAACCAGGTCCGCTTCGTGGTCAGCGATGCCACCGAACCGGCCCAGCTGGCCGAAGAATTGGCCAAGGAGCTGCGTCTGCTGGCTGACAGCAGCCCGGATGAAATCGACACCACGCTGCTGATTCATCCTTATGTGCTGCAGCGTTTTCTGGATTTCAACGAATTCCAGGACATCGCGGATGCCATCGTCGAAGAACTGGAACTGGACGGCGTACTGCAGGTGGCCAGCTTCCACCCCAAATTCCAGTTTGGCGGCACCGGCATCAATGATATTGGCAACTACACCAACCGCTCGCCCTGGCCCACCCAGCACCTGATCCGCGAAGCCAGCATCGATCGCGCTGTCGAGGCATTCCCCGAAGCAGAGGCCATTTTCGAGCGCAATATCGAAACCGTCACCAAGCTCGGCATCGAAGGCTGGCAAGCCCTGTTCGCACCCAAGCACTGACAGG is from Aquitalea aquatilis and encodes:
- a CDS encoding DUF1415 domain-containing protein, encoding MQTPTHDEAIASTREWLEKAVIGLNLCPFAKSVYVKNQVRFVVSDATEPAQLAEELAKELRLLADSSPDEIDTTLLIHPYVLQRFLDFNEFQDIADAIVEELELDGVLQVASFHPKFQFGGTGINDIGNYTNRSPWPTQHLIREASIDRAVEAFPEAEAIFERNIETVTKLGIEGWQALFAPKH